Part of the Desulfurobacteriaceae bacterium genome is shown below.
AGTTGAATAAGATAGTTTTTATAATAGAAAGCCTGGTGCCCATAGCGGCGGGGAAACACCCGATCCCATTCCGAACTCGGAAGTTAAGCCCGCCAGCGCCGATGATACTGCCCTGGAGACGGGGCGGGAAAGTAGGGCGGTGCCAGGCTTTTTTATTTTTAATCCAACCTGGAGGTTAAAAATGGAACTCTGGGTAAGAGATAACAGCGGAAGCACTGTGAAACTCCAGGGATCCCTTAAAGCTATTTACGAAGCTCTATTAGAAAAATTTAATGAAAATCCTCAGATTCTTGCGTTTAATGGTACTAAAAGAGAAAGAAGAAGATTTAAAAGAGAACTAAGATGTGCAGGTAGAGATCTTCTTAAGGCTGCTGAAAACTATCTAAGATGGTATAAGAGCTGTAGGAGACTTTTTAGCTAATGTAAATTAAAGAACACGGGAATAATAAAAACTAGCTCCTTAAAAGGGGCTTTTATTTTTTTATGGGAATTTTCTACAAATCATCTTTTTTTATATAATCCTTCCTGCAAGTTTTTGCTCTGAGGTATAGATATGGCAATCTCCAAAGTAGAAAGCCTTAGAAAGGAATTTCTTGAAAGAGTAGAAAAAGTAGTATCAATAGAAGAACTTGAGAAGCTGAGAGTAGAATTTATAGGAAGGAAAGGAAAGGTAACTGAACTTTTAAAAACCATTCCCTCTCTTCCACAAGAAGAAAGAAAAGAGTTTGGAAAAGCTTGTAATATCCTTAAAGGAGAGATAGAAAAGTTAATAAAAGAGAAATTACAGCATTTTAAGAAAATTGAAAGAAAAGAAAAACTTCAAAAAGAATGGATAGATGTAACACTGCCAGGAAGAAGTAAAGAAATAGGATCTTTACACGTTGTTACGAAAACTCTGAATGAAATAGTAACAATCTTTACATCTATGGGCTTCTCAGTAGCAGAAGGTCCAGAAATAGAAACAGATTTCTACAATTTTGAAGCATTGAACATTCCTAAAGGCCATCCTGCAAGAGAAATGCAGGATACTTTCTATATTACCGATGATATAGTTCTTAGAACTCACACATCTCCTGTTCAAGTTAGGGTAATGGAAAAACAGAAACCTCCTATTCAAATAATTGCTCCCGGAAAGGTTTATAGAAAGGATGCAGATGTTACACATACCCCGATGTTTCACCAAGTTGAAGGTTTAATGGTTGATGAGAAAGTTACTTTCGCAGATCTAAAAGGAATTTTAGAACTCTTCTTGAAGGAAATGTTTGGACAAGATACAAAGGTCAGATTTAGGCCTTCCTATTTCCCCTTTACAGAGCCTAGCGCTGAAGTTGATATTGGCTGCGTAATTTGTGGTGGAAAAGGGTGTAAGGTATGTAAAGGAACCGGTTGGCTTGAGATACTGGGATGTGGAATGGTCGATCCAGCAGTGTTCAAGTCTGTTGGTTTAGATCCTGAAGTATACCAAGGATTTGCTTTTGGTATGGGAGTTGAAAGAATAGCAATGCTTAAATATGGTATTGATGATTTAAGACTCTTCTTTGAAAACGATCTTAGATTTCTAAGACAGTTTAGGGGTATCTAAGATGAGAATAACATACAATTGGCTAAAAGAATTTATAGATATAGATGATATCTCTCCACAAGAAGTTGCTGATATCTTAACAGATGTAGGTATAGAGGTTGATTCTGTAAGGTATGCAGCAGATAACCTTGAAAAGGTAGTTACTGGTAAGATACTAAAGGTAG
Proteins encoded:
- the pheS gene encoding phenylalanine--tRNA ligase subunit alpha codes for the protein MAISKVESLRKEFLERVEKVVSIEELEKLRVEFIGRKGKVTELLKTIPSLPQEERKEFGKACNILKGEIEKLIKEKLQHFKKIERKEKLQKEWIDVTLPGRSKEIGSLHVVTKTLNEIVTIFTSMGFSVAEGPEIETDFYNFEALNIPKGHPAREMQDTFYITDDIVLRTHTSPVQVRVMEKQKPPIQIIAPGKVYRKDADVTHTPMFHQVEGLMVDEKVTFADLKGILELFLKEMFGQDTKVRFRPSYFPFTEPSAEVDIGCVICGGKGCKVCKGTGWLEILGCGMVDPAVFKSVGLDPEVYQGFAFGMGVERIAMLKYGIDDLRLFFENDLRFLRQFRGI